The nucleotide sequence TCGGCCCAGGCGTCACGAACTCGGTCACGCGCGATGCGGCGGTGACGGCGTCGGCCGCGCTGGCGCTGCAGGTCGAGAGCGGCGGGCGCGCGGTGCTCGGCATCGGGCGCGGCGACTCGTCGGTGCAGCGGATCGGCAAGACGCTCGACCCGCTCGCGAGCTTCGAGCGCTACCTCACCACGGTGCAGGCGTACCTTCGCGGCGAGGCGGTGGATCGCGACGGCTTTGCGAGCCGGCTCGAGTGGCTGCCCGAGGTGCGTGCGCCGAAGGTGCCGGTCGAGGTGGCGGCGACGGGACGCCGCGTGATCGAGCTCGCGGCGCGCCACGCCGATCGCATCTGCTTCGCCGTCGGCGCCGACCCCGAGCACCTGGGTGCCGCGCTCGAGCACGCACGCACGGCGGCGCGGAACGCGGGGCGCGATCCGGGTGCGCTGCGGTACGGCGCGTTCGTCAACTGCGTGGTGTCGGACGACGTGGCGAAGGCGCGCGACGCCGTGCGCGGCGCGGTCGCCACGTTCGCGCGCTTCTCGTCGATGCGCGGGAGCGACCCGGATCGGCTGCCGCCGCCGCTGCGCCGCGCGGTGCTCTACATCCGCGACCACTACGACATGCGCGACCACACGCGCACGGGGGTCGCACACACCGCCGGCATCGACGACGACTTCGTCGACTGGTTCGCGATCGCCGGCCCCTCCGACGTCGCGATCCGCCGGCTGCGGCAGCTCGCCGCGCTCGGGCTCGACTTCGTGCACGTGATCCCCGGCTCGACCGGCATGCCGCGCGAGATCGCGATGGCGTCGGTCGCGCAGCTCGCGCGCGACGTGGTACCGGCGCTGGCCGGGTGATTC is from Candidatus Eisenbacteria bacterium and encodes:
- a CDS encoding LLM class flavin-dependent oxidoreductase; translation: MDVGLTMVPIPKRAAQNARMVEDLGFASLILPDSQNLAPEVWGQLTLAAQATSRIRLGPGVTNSVTRDAAVTASAALALQVESGGRAVLGIGRGDSSVQRIGKTLDPLASFERYLTTVQAYLRGEAVDRDGFASRLEWLPEVRAPKVPVEVAATGRRVIELAARHADRICFAVGADPEHLGAALEHARTAARNAGRDPGALRYGAFVNCVVSDDVAKARDAVRGAVATFARFSSMRGSDPDRLPPPLRRAVLYIRDHYDMRDHTRTGVAHTAGIDDDFVDWFAIAGPSDVAIRRLRQLAALGLDFVHVIPGSTGMPREIAMASVAQLARDVVPALAG